One window of the Hyperolius riggenbachi isolate aHypRig1 chromosome 5, aHypRig1.pri, whole genome shotgun sequence genome contains the following:
- the LOC137518025 gene encoding serine-rich adhesin for platelets-like, protein MADNLVLHVSNIPSALYEDDLVKDKLLMHFLRRSNGGNGEISIQYPTEEDGVALLTFDREEVAQRVLSRSHVLEINQHFYPLEVELPEVKRLEAKRLEVERLEMKPLELKSLEFTMPARTNLSLQNDSDTAEVKKVQEEDSELPIQDADSYMTLMDQENSEEHNLKKYVSRKEDHRQKAHQNDRSSSTINQNTSARMADQSSECASDGGRNGRPGKRSPLTSNARPASGSRNLAFTITKPAEGLSAQSIQQEDTVTKTSPSQRKLKDTQAVDLNACKRNPKYTTEDDLPSSSKHPKNICSDITSETSDQRKYKEPVTSSSNPASFTETSQSSSRSTTDNCSRPIHSRNNPGQNILVTELFVDSTVLTYIRSFKKRIIDNILSRAHAQMNLEICDGVNKVVLTTKSADLQEQFNEGAKEISDIFLEYQHCLQAQNIYLSDVSEPHKQQLNKRLQLYLNRHEIWTTAIKNYLYLIGPSKAVTEFMAKWKAMEGNITNFLLLVREEDAPYSTHHQGVGMDNLKFSTNCIVNEDKTMDSDSPSANNKRPDYNSGLSSDPAVTRGNASGDFISKSGNVKDTLRVNTSTGKSTPRNQAAVYRNSSPEHPKDTTADDFTSKPHTSVDLSMKQTSSSSSMGASRSSSQSYTPNLSAPKHSINNLDQIPLSTEFLVDSSVLYYVTSFRKHEIDKILNQGYVEMRTEPGDEFTNIVLVAESSNYPERFYKTAREISCIFSEHEHLLRHEKITLSHTSERQKEYIIRMLQSYLSRHHIWSSVGENIVHLIGPSGNILEFKEKWRANREDMLTFLRFVTERESRDPHLVEGITSLHLSTPRNDLTHDGQGHMARPASSSLKPGTGTSGVNPQPNATCNKTLPSKQSY, encoded by the exons ATGGCGGATAACCTTGTCCTACACGTTTCCAACATCCCCTCTGCTCTGTACGAGGACGACTTGGTGAAAGATAAGCTGCTTATGCACTTCCTGCGGAGGAGTAATGGCGGGAACGGAGAAATCAGTATTCAGTACCCCACAGAAGAGGACGGAGTGGCCTTACTGACCTTTGACCGGGAGGAAG TGGCACAGAGGGTCCTGAGCAGGAGTCACGTGCTGGAAATAAATCAGCACTTCTACCCGCTGGAGGTGGAACTGCCAGAGGTGAAACGGCTGGAGGCAAAACGGTTGGAGGTGGAACGGCTGGAAATGAAGCCGCTGGAGCTTAAATCATTAGAG TTCACCATGCCCGCCAGGACCAATCTGAGCCTTCAAAATGACAGTGACACTGCAGAGGTCAAGAAAGTCCAGGAAGAAGACTCAGAACTTCCCATTCAAG ATGCCGACAGCTACATGACCCTTATGGACCAGGAAAACTCTGAGGAACACAATCTCAAAAAATATGTCTCCAGAAAAGAAGATCACAGACAAAAGGCACACCAAAATGACAGGTCTTCATCTACCATTAACCAAAATACATCAGCTAGGATGGCAGACCAATCATCTGAGTGTGCGTCGGATGGTGGTAGGAATGGAAGACCTGGCAAAAGGTCACCTTTGACCAGTAATGCAAGACCAGCTTCAGGAAGCAGGAACCTAGCATTTACCATCACAAAGCCAGCTGAAGGCTTAAGTGCCCAGTCGATACAACAGGAGGACACAGTGACTAAGACAAGTCCCAGTCAAAGAAAGCTCAAGGACACGCAAGCAGTTGACTTAAACGCCTGTAAAAGAAATCCAAAATATACAACTGAAGATGACTTACCTTCCAGCTCAAAACACCCCAAGAACATTTGTTCAGACATAACTTCTGAAACTTCTGACCAGAGGAAATACAAGGAGCCAGTCACAAGTTCATCTAATCCTGCATCTTTTACAGAGACCAGTCAATCATCCTCAAGATCAACCACTGATAATTGTTCAAGACCAATTCACTCCAGAAATAACCCTGGCCAAAACATACTTGTTACGGAACTCTTTGTGGACTCAACAGTTCTTACCTACATAAGGTCATTTAAAAAAAGAATTATAGATAATATTCTTAGTCGAGCTCATGCACAAATGAATTTAGAGATCTGTGATGGAGTTAACAAGGTTGTGTTAACCACAAAATCTGCAGATCTTCAAGAGCAATTTAATGAAGGTGCTAAAGAGATTTCAGACATCTTCCTAGAGTACCAGCATTGCCtccaggctcaaaacatctatcTGTCAGATGTTTCAGAACCACACAAACAACAATTAAACAAAAGGTTGCAGTTATATCTTAATCGTCATGAGATCTGGACAACAGCAATTAAGAATTATCTGTACCTTATAGGTCCTTCTAAAGCTGTCACTGAATTCATGGCCAAATGGAAAGCAATGGAAGGTAACATTACAAACTTTCTACTGCTAGTTAGAGAAGAGGATGCTCCATATTCCACTCATCACCAAGGGGTAGGGATGGACAATTTAAAATTCTCTACAAATTGTATTGTAAATGAGGACAAAACAATGGATAGCGATTCACCATCAGCAAATAATAAAAGACCAGACTACAACTCAGGGCTGTCCAGTGACCCAGCTGTTACCAGGGGAAATGCTAGCGGTGACTTTATTTCTAAGTCAGGGAATGTCAAGGACACACTTAGAGTCAACACAAGTACGGGTAAAAGTACACCCAGAAACCAGGCTGCAGTTTATAGAAACTCCAGTCCAGAACATCCCAAGGACACCACTGCAGATGACTTCACTTCTAAGCCCCACACCTCTGTGGACTTATCAATGAAGCAAACTTCTAGCTCATCATCTATGGGGGCCAGTCGGTCATCCTCACAATCATACACACCTAATTTATCTGCACCAAAACACTCGATAAATAATCTGGACCAGATTCCTCTCTCTACGGAATTCCTTGTAGACTCTTCTGTTCTTTACTACGTAACCTCTTTCAGAAAACACGAGATTGATAAAATTCTTAACCAGGGTTATGTTGAAATGCGAACAGAGCCCGGAGATGAGTTCACCAACATTGTCTTGGTAGCAGAATCTTCAAATTATCCGGAGCGTTTTTACAAAACGGCTCGCGAAATTTCATGCATCTTTTCTGAGCATGAGCATTTACTTAGACATGAAAAGATCACACTGTCACATACATCAGAGCGGCAAAAAGAATATATAATAAGAATGTTGCAGTCATATCTTTCTCGTCATCACATCTGGTCATCAGTGGGTGAAAACATTGTACATCTTATTGGTCCTTCCGGAAACATCCTTGAATTTAAAGAGAAGTGGAGAGCGAATAGGGAGGACATGCTGACATTCCTACGTTTTGTAACAGAAAGAGAATCTCGGGATCCTCATCTGGTGGAAGGGATAACCAGTTTGCATCTGTCCACTCCCAGAAATGACTTGACACATGATGGCCAAGGCCATATGGCAAGACCTGCGAGTTCCAGTCTAAAGCCTGGCACCGGGACAAGCGGTGTGAATCCACAACCCAATGCCACTTGTAACAAGACATTGCCCAGTAAACAATCTTATTGA